TAGAATCCGACGGGGGGTATTTTCACTCAAATAATTATGCTATTTTATAGTCTTCTTCCTTTAAAAACTTAGCAGCTTCTTTATCTAATATTAAAACTATATCACTATGAAACTGTAATATAGATGCTGGTACTTCAGGTACTACCTTTCCATATACAGTATTGTAAATAGCTTCAGCTTTATTTTCTCCTGTTGCAACTAACATTATCTTTTTACTTTTAAATATTGATCCTACTCCCATTGTTATTGCTTTTTTAGGAACATCTTCTATATTATCAAAGAATCTTGAGTTTGCTTCTATTGTAGAGTCTTCTAACTGTACTAAATGAGTTCCCTTTTCAAAATTTATTGTTGGCTCATTAAACCCTATATGTGCATTATTTCCTATTCCTAATACTTGTATATCTACTCCACCAGCTTCTTTAATAAGTTCATCATATCTTTCACATTCAGCATCAACATCATCTGTCATACCATTTGGTATGTGTATATTTTCTGGATTTATATTTATATGGTCAAATAAATTTTTATACATAAAATAATGATAGCTTTGGTCATTTTCTTTAGGTAAGTTATAATATTCATCTAAATTAAATGTTCTCACTTCTGAAAAATCAATATCCCCTTTTTTATTAAGACTTACTAAATTTTCATACATTCCTATAGGTGTAGAACCTGTTGCAAGACCTAAAACTGAATTTGGCTTTAAAGTAACTTGACTTAATATCATT
The Romboutsia ilealis genome window above contains:
- the nagB gene encoding glucosamine-6-phosphate deaminase, with translation MRIIVCENYEEVSKKAAQMILSQVTLKPNSVLGLATGSTPIGMYENLVSLNKKGDIDFSEVRTFNLDEYYNLPKENDQSYHYFMYKNLFDHININPENIHIPNGMTDDVDAECERYDELIKEAGGVDIQVLGIGNNAHIGFNEPTINFEKGTHLVQLEDSTIEANSRFFDNIEDVPKKAITMGVGSIFKSKKIMLVATGENKAEAIYNTVYGKVVPEVPASILQFHSDIVLILDKEAAKFLKEEDYKIA